ATTTAAGGCATTTATATTGGATTTCTATATATCTATTGAAtaccttttttaaaaattctttcaaACAATTAATGAGtagtcattttatgaagatgtttATTGTTCTGAGAGTCAGTTACAAGTTAAAAAGCACACGAAAAGGTGTAGCTGTTAGGAAATCCAAGCATCAACTTGACAAAGTTGTGTTTTGTCATTCTTCTTCACGACTCTGTATTTGCAACTGTCAAGATCAAGAATTGCTTCGCAGTGTACCTGGTCGAAGTCAGATGGCTTTGAAtacctttaaataaaagaaaataaatacatggaTATTTTCAACAATCCGATAAGGTGATGTTGTGTAGGATATGGAGGCAGCTTAATTAAAAATACACAGCTGCCTATTGCTGTtcgggctaatgcttcctcatgtACCTGAGCAGCACAGATGGGATGCTAAGGACCCACATTTAGCATTAAACAATTAAATGCTATTTAAGACTGAATGTAAGGATGTTacaaggggactccagacaccattACCACTCCAATCAGAAGAAGCAGTTATAGTGTCTATAGTGCCCCTATAATAAAACATGCATGCTCCAATACAAAGTGGATGGTAAGTgctttattttttgctttatttttgtaataagTACATTATTCACTCATACACATTGCTAATGAAATAGCTGACTGATTGATTCTTGTTGTGTATCAAATTAAATAACATCATGTGCATACTTACATAGTACAGCATGAAATTGAGTCTCTTCTACATTTGCAGGACATGCAGTCATTTGTTTTCCATTCTTGGCCCAAATCATAGAAAGTCCCTTCCTTTATACAGcctgataaaaaaatataatcataaaaataaatatagaaacaagAAATAAGCTGCAGGATATAATGATGGAAGACAGGAAGCACAATATtattaattaaccccttcccgacctcggGCGTACCAGGTACATCATACAAAAAATGGTCGTTAACTACCTCGAACGTACCTGGTAAGTCCGTGGCAAATAgtagccctggacttacctgaaCCGGCGATCCGTGGCAATCCTGGTCCGGGGGACTGCCCGAGACCCTaccagtccccctgcagcagcttcaACCTCCCTGGcattccagggccatgtgatcactatgatcacatggctgcaataggagtctatggagctgccagtagggagactgtctgagctgtcaggcagtcccccaggcaaCTAAAATGTGTGatagattttttaataataaaataaatatattatccatatatatgtgtataatatattctaaaataattaaagcattttataaaatattataatacatatataatgcatatatatatgatTGCCTAACGAGTGAACAAGtgcataatgaaaataaaaaagggttcttttattttcattatgcaCTTTTTCACTTGTTAGGTAGCACTTCACTGTGTTTTTGAGTTATCTCTATAGGGTTCTTGGTTTAGGTAGGCACTAGCCTAGTGCGGTGCCAATGTATTGGGGATAGATATATATTCTTTATGGGGTATGGTGGGtacctattatttatttatttatttatttatttatttttttcttgtcaatcattcttttattgaggcatttgttaaatggggtacagaataaagagcgGGTGTGTACGGTTTTCATACAGCTTGGGGTCACTTCAATACAGTACAACATCTCCCATGAGGAGCTGCctcgttttatattttttaagcatTCGATAAGATCACAAACAAGAGTAAAGTATTCATAATAAAAGTATACAGTGAACAGGTTAAACAAATCTAGGTAAACAAGAGAAGTGCCTATTGGAGGTCGACATGTGAGATGAAAACATTATTAAACATACAATTAATACGCAGGCTTTTTGTGTTTTGAGGAACAGTGTGTTGTCAGGCTAGATAGCCATATATGTTTACTATAGATTGATATTCAGGCTGGGTTATACAGGCTAGATTTAGCTTTTGCGTGAGATTGAGTGATGAGCGTCTGCTGCTTTCTAACGTTAGGGACTTAAACCGTGCACGTCTTGGAATTTAAGAGGAGTGGACAATAGTGTGGTGTGGGGCATGGCGTGCGCAGCTGTAAAAGCTTGTCCACTGGTCAGGTTAGTTAAGATGTCCCGTATGCGTGAGAGTCATGTGAAGCCCGGTAGTGGGGGCAAGCCCACAACACAGGATTAGGTGGTACATCTAGGGCCATGAAAGGCAACACAGCTGGGCATGGCACGTCGCAATAGTTGACCAACCATGTAGGAGCCACACTGACCCTCAGATTATATGCtaagacaatacaatacaatacagtcTGGTTAGACATGGTTACAGGCATTGCCTAGGGGAAGGAAGCCACCTGGTGTCTCAGTAGCTGGGCATTAAACGCTGGGGGGGTCAGGTGGTATAGGGGACCTGTTAGTACAGGCATAAACAATAGGTTAAATCACATGTATTAGCTAGATTGCAGTGCCGTGTATGAGAGGGAACAACATGCTTTTGCACTGGCGTATCTTGTGTCCCCCTGTATCTCTCCCTCTCAACCTATGCCCGTTGCCAGCAGGCAAAGTCCAGACCTATTTGCAGGGCAGAGTGGTTCTCCCAGGTTGTCTCCATGGCTCTGTGCTTTGGTGGAGACTTGTTCACAGTACGTGCAGATCGTCCACTTCAGGACCTTGAGCACACTTGGGTGCCAGTGAGGCTGAGTGGTCGCAGGGGGTCCGTTTGTGGTCAGTGTCGGTGCCCTCTTCTCTGTCGGTGTGCCTGTCGTCGGGGGTTCAGTGCCGTGTTGTGGAGTCAAAATGTACCTCCTGCCCTGGTGCTGTAGGAGAGCTTGTACCTTCATGCCACTAGCCTGCGTACCTTTGAGGTCCAGGGTCGTCCCAGTCGGGGTGGTGCGGTGGGCCTTGCATGGATCGGGTATGCGTCGGCGTCGTGGGTGTCTGACGGCCCCCCGTGTGCGTGGCTGGTACTTGTGGGTCTGGGCCCATAGTGCTCTCAGCTCGGGTGAGCGTCTCGCTCGGGTTTTCGATGTGTGGGACGTAGTTGCGCCCATGAGAGGTTTCCCAGGCCCCCTCTTGCTGCGAACCTGGTCCCCTGTGGGTGGGTCAGGAGTAGCCATAGCTGGCCGCATGCGAGCCTGCAGTTGAGCCCAAAAACGATCAAAAATGTCCTCAAGGGTGTCTCTTGTTTTGTCATTGGGGCCTGGCACATCAGACTGTTGCAGTTGCTGGTCGGATGTTGGTGAGTCAGGTTGGACAGCCATCTTGAGGACTGCCACCCCCGTTTAGCTTGTGGGGGCCGGAGGATCAACTGAGAGGTAGGAGGTTTAGCTTGGTCAgtgtggcggggaccgggatatcccccaccggtctagggggggggagaggtgagtaTTGGTTGCGTGCCGCTTGGAGTAGCAAGCAGAAAGCGGCCGTCCTCCCGCTTCGCCCACTCCGGTAGGCCCCAACCTGCAGTAGCGGTTCCCGGGTACTCCGGGTGTCCGTTTTGGTATCCCCAGGTAGGTGCCGGTTTCCCCAGTCTGCCGGGCTCCTTCCAGAAAGCTTTCTGGCTCTCCTACCCGATTTTTCGTCGAGTTTATCGGCCGTGCCGCAGGAGCTCCTGCAATGCACGTCCTGCTTAggtgctggtcaggctccgccgtGGGTACCTATTATTGACCCACTTGATATCCACTGGATGAGCTGCTTGTACAATTTTTCAGAGTGAGATGCAGACCATCCCCTTGTGTTCCCTATCTACCCCTTACTAGTTTCTGTTTGGCAGCAGGATATCCCACTTGAGTGGAACGCTTTATGCACTCCTTATCTGTCCTAAAGGGTTATACCCCTTACCCGGCATACAGACACGTTCTCCCTATTTAGGACCCTTTGTTAGATATAGTagctcttttttaaattttaataaaggctttttattttggttttgctACTAATCAACTTTAGGTTGTACTGTTTtagatcaaaccaagtgtttgctcGAGTATCTGCCCCCCTCCAGATTGCTTAAAATAGAAAGCATGCACGCTCAGTAAATCACCACTGACAGATAACTGAAAAACTCTGGAATGTTTAATCAGGGGGCCGGCAAGTCCCTTATAAAGGCAGAAATACAACATATGCAAAATGCAAGATAACAGAGCGAATACATCTTTAATTGGTCaagtgttaagtgtcttatctaatgcacttcctccaaagtgtgatgtcaccatcatcctGGGTGCAGTTCTCCCTGGGAGATGCCATCTTAATACATTACATTATTTACATTCTTTAGTcgatgggagggggtgctctagcagccattttgagtaaataatgaaaacatacagtaaatagatattttactaacaatAATTTATATCCATGACAGTACTATTTCCAATACGTCCCCTCCATTCGGAGTGGATGTCTGTGATACTGTTcctttattttcctatttttagTTACTAGAGTTACCCCCTGAAATACTACTATAACAAGGCGGACTTTCTTTAACCAGGGGGTAGGGTTAGGTATTTAACCTAGCCTATGTCGTTTTGGCTGGTGGGGTATCATTTGACTTATCCCAGGGTTAATAATCTTCAAACTGTTACTAataggaatttaaccccttagacaacccagggtattcaaaatgcggtatttccagtctttggtagcagccacttagtcacaaacgctggccaaagttgtcaattttatttgttttttgcattttgtttttaaacaaaaactgcacttttgcaggtgatatcatcgttgtgacggttttacggttttgaagaactcatatttgtattcagcgaagtctccggaGTATAACAATAccgcccatgtacaggttttatggtgttttggaaagctacaaggtcaatatagggcttgcccatttcagtttgccagattggtttgctgggtctatgttgccttttgagaacatatggtagtccaggaatgtgaattaaccccatcatggcatactatttgcaaatgtagacaactcagggtattcaaaatggggcatgtccagtcttttgttgtagccacttagtcacaaacgttggccaaagttagtgtttttatttgttttttgcattcttttaaacaaaaactgcacttttactggtgatatcatcatcATCGTCATAAGTTAAACTGTTTTGAAAaattcatatttgtgttcagtgaagtctcccgagtataacaatatcccccatggaaaggttttatggtgttttggaaagttatgggGTTAAaaatagggcttgccaattaaattatctggactgtctgcctgggttgtcaagcaggtccctcaacttattcataaaatcaaataattatgtagttaatagttaaatatatatgtagaatgtgtgtgtgtgtatatatacatatatacacacacacacacactgctcaaaataataaagggaacacaaaaataacatcctagatctgaatgaattaaatataatTC
The DNA window shown above is from Pelobates fuscus isolate aPelFus1 chromosome 10, aPelFus1.pri, whole genome shotgun sequence and carries:
- the LOC134575117 gene encoding beta-microseminoprotein-like, which translates into the protein MIAVLGGQCFIGLMNMKAMDYGLGILLALCIIPLCNSQCTTDTNGQIGHKYRTHGAYVRQQKGCIKEGTFYDLGQEWKTNDCMSCKCRRDSISCCTMYSKPSDFDQVHCEAILDLDSCKYRVVKKNDKTQLCQVDAWIS